One Eurosta solidaginis isolate ZX-2024a chromosome 5, ASM4086904v1, whole genome shotgun sequence DNA segment encodes these proteins:
- the slif gene encoding cationic amino acid transporter 3, which produces MHNIWSALTRRKTDDVVESDSKLARVLTLVDLTALGVGSTLGLGVYVLAGSVAYSIAGPAVTVSFLIAAIASAFAGICYAEFAARVPKAGSAYVYSYVTIGEFVAFTIGWNLILEYVIGTASVARGLSGYFDALINNSMSRTLEETLPIHIDFLAKYPDFMAAGMVLMLAAILAFGVKESSLLNNIFTGVNLVTICIVLVAGAINSDPANWTISKDQLPDGKYGQGGFMPFGIAGVMAGAAKCFFGFVGFDCIATTGEEAINPKRNIPLAIVISLIIIFFAYFGISSVLTMMVPYYLLDENAPFPQAFDDIGWHSIKWVVTIGAVFALTTSLLGAMFPMPRILYAMGNDGILFKSFAKVDARSQTPLLATYITGLFAAIMALIFDLNQLIDMMSIGTLLAYTIVAICVLVLRYQDEDMDTKIISLRCPDVIRQLFNGNSYRAPNLLTSRIAKILVVLFSVICMVWDIVEKICGIDSMTGIITLSILFGVLLVIMVIINMQPVSTIELTFKVPLVPFVPGFSVFVNIYLMFQLDLGTWVRFLVWVFIGYVIYFTYGLRNSTQVSRNRNHAEAAMRMQHTNQAFEPDWKVENGINGKNGFNGVNVKNGKNGVIQKQ; this is translated from the exons ATGCATAACATTTGGAGCGCTCTAACGCGACGAAAAACCGATGATGTTGTGGAGAGCGATTCAAAATTGGCACGTGTTCTAACGCTCGTCGATCTCACAGCGCTCGGTGTAGGCAGTACACTCGGACTGGGTGTTTATGTGTTGGCTGGTTCCGTTGCCTATAGTATCGCTGGTCCTGCAGTGACAGTATCATTTCTTATAGCTGCTATTGCATCGGCTTTTGCTGGTATTTGTTATGCTGAATTTGCGGCGCGTGTACCCAAGGCTGGGTCAGCCTACGTTTACAGTTATGTAACAATTGGCGAATTTGTCGCGTTCACAATTGGATGGAATTTGATATTAGAATATGTAATTGGTACTGCGAGTGTTGCACGTGGCCTGAGCGGTTACTTCGATGCGCTAATCAATAATTCTATGTCGCGCACATTGGAAGAAACGTTGCCAATTCATATCGATTTCTTGGCTAAATATCCAGATTTTATGGCCGCTGGTATGGTATTGATGCTGGCAGCAATACTTGCTTTTGGTGTTAAGGAGTCCAGTTTGTTGAATAATATTTTTACGGGTGTGAATTTGGTAACAATTTGTATAGTTTTAGTTGCCGGTGCTATAAATT CTGATCCTGCCAATTGGACCATATCAAAAGATCAGTTACCGGATGGTAAATATGGTCAAGGTGGATTTATGCCTTTTGGTATTGCTGGCGTTATGGCTGGTGCGGCGAAATGTTTCTTTGGTTTTGTGGGCTTTGATTGCATTGCTACTACTGGTGAGGAAGCAATAAATCCAAAACGCAATATTCCGCTGGCGATTGTTATTTCCCTGATTATTATATTCTTTGCGTATTTTGGAATTTCTTCTGTTCTCACGATGATGGTGCCTTATTACTTATTG GATGAAAACGCTCCATTTCCACAAGCTTTCGACGATATTGGTTGGCATTCGATTAAATGGGTAGTAACAATAGGTGCAGTTTTTGCTTTAACCACAAGCTTGTTGGGTGCTATGTTCCCCATGCCGCGTATCTTATATGCTATGGGAAATGATGGAATTTTATTTAAATCCTTTGCTAAAGTTGATGCACGTTCACAAACACCATTATTGGCAACATATATTACTGGATTATTTGCAG CTATCATGGCGCTTATTTTCGATTTGAATCAACTAATAGATATGATGTCCATTGGCACACTGCTCGCCTATACAATTGTTGCCATTTGTGTGCTCGTATTACGTTATCAGGATGAAGATATGGATACGAAAATAATATCATTACGTTGTCCGGATGTTATACGTCAACTTTTCAATGGAAATTCATACAGAGCACCCAATTTATTAACATCACGCATTGCAAAAATATTGGTTGTTTTGTTTTCTGTAATATGTATGGTTTGGGATATAGTTGAGAAAATCTgtggtatagattctatgactggCATAATAACTTTGAGTATACTTTTTGGAGTATTGCTTGTGATTATGGTCATCATAAATATGCAACCCGTATCTACAATTGAGTTGACTTTTAAAGTACCACTCGTACCATTTGTGCCTGGCTTTagtgtttttgtaaatatttatttaatgttCCAATTGGATTTGGGTACTTGGGTACGTTTCCTAGTTTGGGTATTTATTGGTTATGTGATATATTTCACTTATGGTTTGAGAAATTCTACACAAGTATCTAGAAATCGTAATCATGCAGAGGCAGCGATGAGAATGCAGCATACCAATCAAGCATTTGAACCTGACTGGAAGGTTGAAAACGGCATTAATGGTAAAAACGGTTTTAATGGCGTTAATgttaaaaacggaaaaaatgGTGTGATACAGAAACAGTAG